One Halomonas sp. M4R1S46 genomic window carries:
- a CDS encoding diacylglycerol kinase has product MKPGHTGWRHLVHSTRYSLKGLKAAFLHEAAFRQELGICVVLLPLAAWIGREPVEWILLVGSCLLVLIVELLNSAIESVVDRIGPDRHELSGRAKDIGSAAVMLSLVIAGLTWGLLAWQRFLV; this is encoded by the coding sequence ATGAAACCCGGACACACCGGCTGGCGCCACCTGGTGCATTCCACCCGCTACTCCCTCAAGGGCCTCAAGGCCGCCTTTCTCCACGAGGCGGCCTTCCGCCAGGAACTGGGCATCTGCGTGGTCCTGCTGCCGCTGGCCGCCTGGATCGGGCGGGAACCGGTGGAGTGGATCCTGCTGGTCGGCAGCTGCCTGCTGGTGCTGATCGTCGAGCTGCTCAACAGCGCCATCGAGAGCGTGGTGGATCGCATCGGCCCCGACCGCCACGAGCTCTCCGGCCGGGCCAAGGACATCGGCTCGGCGGCGGTGATGTTGTCGCTGGTCATCGCCGGGCTCACCTGGGGCTTGCTGGCCTGGCAGCGCTTCCTGGTCTGA
- the dacB gene encoding D-alanyl-D-alanine carboxypeptidase/D-alanyl-D-alanine-endopeptidase → MLYRPLSLCLLLLLLLPLTALGHGFTRLSSLADDGFVIGAEARLLGNGEPGETLGSLAPQRLLSPASVTKVYLAAAALDRFGPQHRFTTRLVSTAEPDDQGVLHGDLVLEGGGDPALTTEDLWRLVQRLHQAGVREVTGSLVVSQWRFGPVTCITTDRCEGERRVDNAYSALLSSAAVNYGNWCVTVAPARIPGDPAEVTSCDSQSRLPRIDNRVATRPDDSGTELTAERLTDGDGDLMRVGGQISTNAHPREVYRTSADPAAQAADILMAMLGQAGIPVQGGHATSTAQPPASARRLAAVDSEPLQELLLRTLNYSNNFMADTLALDLAEVPRPSLSQAGDALEAFAGAIPGHGPATLESGSGLTPENRTTAAGVNALLEHMFRRPSLFPSFVAALQSPGNGVMRFIRRGSATFQHHVMLKTGTLNQPVTVRAVTGYFRTLSGRWGVFTVLINGTGATPYLSWTTVLDRLSRDLDAMIQAH, encoded by the coding sequence ATGCTGTACCGCCCGCTCTCGCTCTGCCTGCTCCTGCTCCTGCTCCTGCCGCTGACCGCCCTCGGGCACGGCTTTACGCGCCTCTCGAGTCTCGCCGATGACGGCTTCGTGATCGGCGCCGAGGCTCGCCTGCTGGGCAACGGCGAGCCAGGGGAGACCCTGGGCAGCCTCGCCCCGCAGCGGCTGCTGTCGCCGGCCTCGGTGACCAAGGTCTACCTGGCCGCGGCGGCCCTCGATCGTTTCGGTCCCCAGCACCGCTTCACCACCCGCCTGGTCAGCACCGCCGAGCCGGATGACCAGGGCGTGCTGCATGGCGACCTGGTGCTCGAGGGCGGCGGCGATCCGGCGCTGACCACCGAGGACCTGTGGCGCCTGGTGCAGCGCCTGCACCAGGCGGGGGTGCGCGAGGTAACCGGAAGCCTGGTGGTCAGCCAGTGGCGCTTCGGCCCGGTGACCTGCATCACCACCGACCGCTGCGAGGGCGAGCGGCGGGTGGACAACGCCTACAGCGCCCTGCTGTCGTCGGCCGCGGTCAACTACGGCAACTGGTGCGTGACCGTCGCGCCGGCGCGTATCCCCGGCGACCCGGCGGAGGTCACCAGCTGCGACAGCCAGTCCCGCCTGCCACGCATCGACAACCGCGTGGCGACCCGGCCGGACGACAGCGGCACCGAGCTCACGGCGGAGCGTCTGACCGACGGCGACGGCGACCTCATGCGGGTCGGTGGCCAGATCTCCACCAATGCCCATCCTCGTGAGGTCTACCGCACCAGCGCCGATCCCGCCGCGCAGGCCGCGGACATCCTGATGGCCATGCTCGGCCAGGCCGGCATCCCGGTGCAGGGCGGCCATGCCACCAGCACCGCCCAGCCGCCGGCCTCGGCGCGGCGGCTCGCCGCGGTGGACAGCGAGCCGCTGCAGGAACTGCTGTTGCGCACCCTGAACTACTCCAACAACTTCATGGCCGACACCCTGGCCCTCGACCTGGCCGAGGTCCCCCGGCCGTCACTGTCCCAGGCCGGCGATGCCCTCGAGGCCTTCGCCGGCGCCATTCCGGGGCACGGCCCCGCCACCCTGGAGAGCGGCAGCGGCCTGACCCCGGAGAACCGGACCACCGCGGCCGGCGTGAACGCCCTGCTGGAGCACATGTTTCGCCGCCCGTCGCTGTTCCCGAGCTTCGTGGCGGCCCTGCAGTCGCCCGGCAATGGCGTGATGCGCTTCATCCGGCGGGGCTCGGCGACCTTCCAACACCACGTCATGCTCAAGACCGGCACCCTCAACCAGCCGGTGACGGTGCGCGCGGTGACCGGCTACTTCCGCACCCTGTCGGGTCGTTGGGGGGTGTTCACGGTGCTGATCAACGGCACCGGCGCGACGCCCTACCTGAGCTGGACGACGGTGCTGGATCGCCTGTCGCGGGACCTGGACGCGATGATCCAGGCCCATTGA
- a CDS encoding DMT family transporter: MMSYVYLALAIIAEVVATSSLKASQEFTRFWPSVVVVVGYGLAFYTLTLALRTLPVGIAYAFWAGLGIVLVTLIGFLVYGERPDLPAVLGLAMIVGGVVVIQAFSSVTPH; this comes from the coding sequence CTGATGTCCTATGTGTACCTGGCCCTGGCGATCATCGCCGAAGTGGTGGCCACCAGTTCCCTCAAGGCGTCCCAGGAGTTCACTCGCTTCTGGCCGAGCGTGGTGGTGGTGGTCGGCTACGGCCTGGCCTTCTACACGCTCACCCTGGCGCTGCGGACCCTGCCAGTGGGCATCGCCTATGCGTTCTGGGCGGGCCTCGGCATCGTGCTGGTGACCCTGATCGGCTTTCTGGTCTACGGTGAACGCCCGGATCTGCCCGCCGTGCTGGGCCTGGCGATGATCGTTGGAGGCGTGGTCGTCATCCAGGCGTTCTCCTCGGTGACGCCCCACTGA
- a CDS encoding PACE efflux transporter, which translates to MRSWKERLTHTLLFEAGGLVMVTPLASWVSGHGPGEIGVLALGLATTAMLWNLVWNRLFDGWVPTRRRSLVQRLAQALGFELGLLVMTLPVVAWWLAIGLVEAFWLDLGFMLFFLAYALVFNTLFDHVMRRRLAQRGC; encoded by the coding sequence ATGCGCTCCTGGAAGGAACGGCTGACCCATACCCTGCTCTTCGAGGCGGGTGGCCTGGTCATGGTGACGCCGCTGGCGAGCTGGGTCAGCGGCCATGGGCCCGGCGAGATCGGCGTCCTGGCCCTGGGGCTCGCGACCACCGCCATGCTGTGGAACCTGGTATGGAACCGGCTCTTCGATGGCTGGGTGCCGACCCGGCGGCGCAGCCTGGTCCAGCGCCTCGCCCAGGCGCTCGGCTTCGAGCTGGGGCTGCTGGTGATGACCCTGCCGGTGGTAGCCTGGTGGCTGGCCATCGGCCTGGTCGAGGCCTTCTGGCTCGACCTCGGTTTCATGCTGTTCTTCCTGGCCTATGCGCTGGTGTTCAATACGCTGTTCGATCACGTGATGCGCCGTCGGCTGGCGCAGAGGGGGTGCTGA
- a CDS encoding LysR family transcriptional regulator: MRWSLDQLEVLVACAERGSFSSAARHLGRAQSAVSTAIAHLEADLGCQLFDRTGRLPRLTEAGKALLHEARAVIRQCQRLESRARAIAQGEEAQLVLAIDEALVEMPPVDETLEALARHYPALQLTLLYGAQGDIAGWVEDRTADLGILLRQQSQGPVLEGIRIAHLQQVLVVGRDHPLAGLPALTAGDLADHRQLLIASRSEGDAGATLSAQFWRLNSFYSMGELATRGLGWALVPQHIAQYPPFREDLVELSGEALGRPPVIEVETVSRRDAAQGPIARWLRQTLGERFRDRRRR, from the coding sequence ATGCGCTGGAGCCTCGACCAGTTGGAAGTGCTTGTCGCCTGTGCCGAACGGGGCTCTTTCTCCTCGGCCGCCCGCCACCTGGGCCGCGCCCAGTCCGCCGTCAGTACCGCCATCGCCCACCTGGAGGCCGACCTCGGCTGCCAGCTGTTCGACCGCACCGGCCGGCTGCCCCGGCTGACCGAGGCGGGCAAGGCCCTGCTCCACGAGGCTCGGGCGGTGATCCGCCAGTGCCAGCGGCTGGAGTCCCGCGCCCGGGCCATCGCCCAGGGCGAGGAGGCCCAGCTGGTGCTGGCCATCGATGAGGCCCTGGTGGAGATGCCGCCGGTGGACGAGACCCTGGAGGCCCTGGCCCGGCATTACCCGGCCCTGCAGCTCACCCTGCTCTACGGGGCCCAGGGTGACATCGCCGGCTGGGTGGAAGACCGCACCGCCGACCTGGGCATCCTGCTGCGCCAGCAGAGCCAGGGCCCGGTGCTGGAAGGCATCCGGATCGCCCACCTGCAGCAGGTCCTGGTGGTGGGGCGCGACCATCCCCTGGCCGGGCTCCCCGCCCTCACCGCCGGCGACCTGGCCGACCACCGCCAGCTGCTGATCGCCTCGCGCTCCGAGGGCGACGCCGGGGCGACGCTCAGCGCCCAGTTCTGGCGCCTCAACAGCTTCTACTCGATGGGCGAGCTGGCCACCCGGGGGCTGGGCTGGGCCCTGGTGCCGCAGCATATCGCCCAGTACCCGCCCTTCCGGGAGGACCTCGTCGAGCTGTCCGGCGAGGCGTTGGGCCGACCGCCAGTCATCGAGGTGGAGACGGTCTCGCGGCGCGACGCCGCCCAGGGACCGATCGCCCGCTGGCTGCGCCAGACCCTGGGGGAACGCTTCCGCGATCGCCGCCGTCGCTGA
- the trmB gene encoding tRNA (guanine(46)-N(7))-methyltransferase TrmB, translating into MPERSRIVTSSQSGPHQDLSRRVARALTHPLRKPLAAHTREAFAATDAWRAERAGAPLILDAGCGVGLSTRQLAEWHPECAVIGIDRSADRLSRDHGPLPDNARLVRADLVDFWRLALAGDWRPLRHYLLYPNPYPKAAHLKMRWQGHPVFPAILALGGCLELRSNWRLYVEEFALAVEQATGRQAAVEGFDPGGDCLTPFERKYHHSGQPLWRLVVDLPHRPELVPVA; encoded by the coding sequence ATGCCAGAGCGCTCGCGCATCGTCACCTCCAGCCAGTCCGGCCCCCACCAGGACCTGTCGCGCCGCGTCGCCCGGGCCCTGACCCATCCGCTGCGCAAGCCGCTGGCCGCGCACACCCGCGAGGCCTTTGCCGCGACCGACGCCTGGCGGGCCGAACGCGCCGGGGCGCCGTTGATCCTGGATGCCGGCTGTGGCGTCGGCCTGTCGACGCGCCAGCTGGCCGAGTGGCACCCCGAGTGCGCGGTGATCGGCATCGACCGCAGCGCGGATCGGCTGTCCCGGGACCACGGTCCGCTGCCCGACAACGCCCGGTTGGTGCGAGCGGACCTGGTGGATTTCTGGCGGCTGGCGCTGGCCGGCGACTGGCGTCCGCTGCGTCACTACCTGCTCTACCCCAACCCCTACCCCAAGGCCGCGCACCTCAAGATGCGCTGGCAGGGCCATCCGGTGTTTCCCGCCATCCTGGCGCTGGGCGGTTGCCTGGAGCTGCGCTCCAACTGGCGCCTCTATGTCGAGGAATTCGCCCTAGCGGTCGAGCAGGCGACCGGCCGCCAGGCGGCGGTGGAGGGCTTCGACCCCGGCGGCGACTGCCTCACGCCCTTCGAGCGCAAGTACCACCACAGCGGCCAGCCGCTGTGGCGCCTGGTGGTCGACCTGCCGCATCGCCCCGAGCTGGTGCCCGTCGCCTGA
- a CDS encoding beta-ketoacyl synthase has protein sequence MGGVNPAGRTSGHQAFRRTVLDALPADDQARTLLGLAAMMRLAHAQADDTWHDADGQTLDAAAIVEQTRQRVLDHTLIRRIEDPRFNAEGLPANRRASLSLEAPMTFRVRRRQLPESLPPTWQVRELDRRTLEVTVPAGEMNVMLPETRPAQVRAAGQLPSGFEPSRLYRSVHHPRGLSMAIFAASDCLGDSGLDWDDLRDRLDPDQIAVYAGNSIGQLDDEGWGGLLKSFVSGKRATSKQMPLGYGQMPADFLNAYVLGSVGGTGAMLGACASFLYNLRLGVDDIRAGRRRVVMVGTADAPITPEIVEGFRAMGALADDDSLKALDALELLTDADYQRACRPFARNCGFTMGESSQFLMLMDDALALEVGAEVLGSVPEVFVNADGWKRSISAPGIGNYITLGKAASLVRDMLGDKALRERTIVHAHGTSTPKNRVTESHVLDLVAQAHGIQAWPVVAVKAFVGHSQGSAAGDQLASALGSFAHGLLPGIPTLEAVADDVHAERLRLFRDPQRFQADAAFINAKGFGGNNATGVVLSPAVTERLLVARHGEAAVAAWQARREATREAAAGYCRNADFGRFHPRYRFGEGVLEGPELEVSDAAIRIPGYARPVSLVADNPFGRLDDGEDS, from the coding sequence ATGGGCGGCGTGAATCCCGCCGGCCGAACCTCGGGCCATCAGGCGTTTCGCCGCACCGTGCTCGACGCCCTGCCCGCTGACGACCAGGCCCGGACCCTGCTCGGCCTGGCGGCGATGATGCGCCTGGCCCATGCCCAGGCGGACGACACCTGGCACGACGCCGATGGCCAGACCCTCGACGCCGCCGCCATTGTGGAGCAGACCCGCCAGCGGGTGCTGGACCACACCCTGATCCGGCGCATCGAGGATCCCCGCTTCAATGCCGAGGGTCTGCCCGCCAATCGTCGTGCGAGCCTGTCCCTCGAGGCACCGATGACCTTCCGCGTGCGGCGCCGCCAACTGCCCGAGAGCCTGCCGCCCACCTGGCAGGTCCGCGAGCTCGACCGCCGCACCCTGGAGGTGACGGTGCCGGCCGGCGAGATGAACGTGATGCTGCCCGAGACCCGCCCCGCCCAGGTGCGCGCCGCCGGCCAGCTGCCCTCGGGCTTCGAGCCCAGCCGCCTGTACCGCAGCGTCCACCACCCCCGGGGCCTGTCCATGGCGATCTTCGCCGCGAGCGACTGCCTGGGCGACAGCGGCCTGGACTGGGACGACCTGCGCGACCGCCTCGATCCCGACCAGATCGCGGTCTACGCCGGCAACTCCATCGGCCAGCTCGACGACGAGGGCTGGGGAGGGTTGCTCAAGAGCTTCGTCTCCGGCAAGCGGGCCACCTCCAAGCAGATGCCGCTCGGCTATGGCCAGATGCCTGCCGACTTCCTCAACGCCTACGTGCTAGGCAGCGTGGGTGGCACCGGGGCGATGCTCGGTGCCTGTGCCAGCTTCCTCTACAACCTGCGCCTGGGCGTGGACGACATCCGCGCCGGACGACGTCGCGTGGTGATGGTCGGCACCGCCGACGCCCCCATCACCCCGGAGATCGTCGAGGGCTTCCGCGCCATGGGCGCCCTGGCCGACGACGACAGCCTGAAGGCCCTGGACGCCCTGGAGCTGCTCACCGATGCCGACTACCAGCGCGCCTGCCGCCCCTTCGCCCGCAATTGCGGCTTCACCATGGGCGAGTCCAGCCAGTTCCTGATGCTGATGGATGATGCGCTGGCCCTAGAGGTCGGCGCCGAGGTGCTCGGCAGCGTGCCCGAGGTCTTCGTCAATGCCGATGGCTGGAAGCGCTCGATCTCGGCCCCGGGCATCGGCAACTACATCACCCTGGGCAAGGCGGCCTCACTGGTACGCGACATGCTCGGCGACAAGGCCCTGCGCGAACGCACCATCGTGCACGCCCATGGCACCAGCACCCCCAAGAACCGCGTCACCGAGTCCCATGTCCTCGACCTGGTCGCCCAGGCCCACGGCATCCAGGCCTGGCCGGTGGTGGCGGTGAAGGCCTTCGTCGGCCACTCCCAGGGCAGCGCCGCCGGCGACCAACTGGCCAGCGCCCTGGGCAGCTTCGCCCATGGGCTGCTGCCGGGCATCCCGACCCTGGAGGCCGTGGCCGATGACGTCCACGCCGAGCGGCTGCGCCTCTTCCGCGACCCGCAGCGCTTCCAGGCCGACGCGGCCTTCATCAACGCCAAGGGCTTCGGCGGCAACAACGCCACCGGCGTGGTGCTCTCGCCCGCGGTGACCGAGCGCCTGCTGGTGGCCCGCCACGGCGAGGCCGCGGTGGCGGCCTGGCAGGCGCGCCGCGAGGCGACCCGAGAGGCCGCCGCCGGCTACTGCCGAAACGCCGACTTCGGCCGCTTCCATCCCCGGTACCGCTTCGGCGAGGGGGTGCTGGAGGGGCCCGAGCTCGAGGTCAGCGACGCGGCCATCCGCATCCCCGGCTATGCACGGCCGGTCTCGCTGGTCGCCGACAATCCCTTCGGGCGCCTCGACGACGGGGAGGACTCATGA
- the coaD gene encoding pantetheine-phosphate adenylyltransferase has product MNIAVYPGTFDPITNGHYDLIERAARLFDKVVVAIATSPGKGPVLDLDTRISLAREVVAGLDNVEVVGFSGLMTEFMKQQHARVLLRGLRAVSDFEYELQLANMNRAQMPELETVFLTPEVENSYISSTLVREIARLGGDVSQHVHPEVAAALKSHYNT; this is encoded by the coding sequence ATGAACATCGCCGTCTATCCCGGCACCTTCGACCCCATCACCAACGGCCACTATGACCTGATCGAGCGCGCCGCGCGGCTCTTCGACAAGGTGGTGGTGGCCATCGCCACGAGCCCCGGCAAGGGGCCGGTGCTCGACCTCGACACCCGGATTTCCCTGGCCCGAGAGGTGGTGGCCGGCCTGGACAACGTCGAGGTGGTCGGCTTCTCGGGACTGATGACCGAGTTCATGAAGCAGCAGCATGCCCGCGTGCTGCTGCGCGGACTGCGGGCGGTGTCGGACTTCGAGTACGAGCTACAGCTGGCCAACATGAACCGCGCCCAGATGCCGGAGTTGGAGACGGTGTTCCTGACGCCGGAGGTGGAGAACTCCTATATCTCCTCCACCCTGGTCCGCGAGATCGCCCGGCTCGGCGGCGACGTGTCGCAGCACGTGCATCCCGAGGTCGCCGCGGCGCTGAAGAGCCATTACAATACCTGA
- a CDS encoding YfhL family 4Fe-4S dicluster ferredoxin has product MALMITDECINCDVCEPECPNGAISPGEEIYVIDPNLCTECVGHYDEPQCQQVCPVDCIPLDPERPESRDELMEKYRTITAA; this is encoded by the coding sequence ATGGCCCTGATGATCACCGACGAATGCATCAACTGCGACGTCTGCGAACCCGAATGCCCCAACGGCGCCATCTCGCCGGGGGAGGAGATCTACGTCATCGACCCCAACCTGTGCACCGAGTGTGTCGGCCACTACGACGAGCCCCAGTGCCAGCAGGTCTGTCCGGTGGACTGCATCCCGCTGGACCCGGAGCGCCCGGAGAGCCGTGATGAGCTGATGGAGAAGTACCGGACCATCACCGCCGCCTGA
- a CDS encoding outer membrane beta-barrel protein, translating to MKGVIPLSTLVLLSCNLAMAQDYSSRHTGIYFGASAGSAELNNNTFERLSNHGFSNDETTSGYQIHIGYNFTPNVGLELSYTDFGDYTSEISLPVQGSTLQEDIETGIEGTGLALVGKMPVTRGFSFYTKAGIISWESTTLDVASMDDETFMELEFQAEGTDPFFGLGAEYNLGRSAIRSEYTRYSLADGDESFQIDMFSLSLSYLF from the coding sequence ATGAAAGGCGTCATCCCCTTGAGCACCCTGGTATTACTGTCATGCAATCTCGCGATGGCCCAGGATTATTCCTCTCGCCATACGGGAATCTATTTCGGCGCCAGCGCCGGGAGTGCCGAACTAAACAACAATACCTTCGAACGACTCAGCAACCATGGCTTCAGTAACGATGAAACCACCAGCGGCTATCAAATACATATCGGCTATAACTTCACCCCCAATGTCGGGCTCGAGCTGAGCTATACCGACTTTGGCGACTACACCTCCGAGATTTCCCTGCCGGTGCAGGGCAGTACTCTGCAAGAAGACATAGAAACCGGCATCGAAGGGACTGGATTGGCACTGGTCGGGAAGATGCCGGTGACACGCGGCTTTAGCTTTTACACCAAGGCCGGGATCATTTCCTGGGAGAGCACAACGCTCGATGTCGCCAGCATGGATGACGAAACGTTCATGGAACTCGAATTCCAGGCCGAAGGGACAGATCCGTTCTTCGGGCTAGGTGCCGAATACAACCTTGGCCGTTCGGCCATTCGCAGTGAATACACCCGCTACTCACTCGCCGATGGCGATGAGAGTTTCCAGATCGACATGTTTTCCTTGAGCTTGAGTTACCTGTTTTGA
- a CDS encoding MATE family efflux transporter produces MTSPATTTQAPQRIWALAWPIILSNITVPLLGLVDTAVVGHLPDSRYLAAVTLGATLFGFLYWGFGFLRMGTTGLTSQAVGREDDEAVRTLLGQSLLLAGAIGVLLVLAGGPLVEFGLWLLDGSDQATALAADYARIRLLSAPAVLANYAILGWFLGQQNSRITLWLLVLTNGVNILLDLVFVVGLGMTSDGVAWATVIADYSALAFGLWLVSRQLGNLEGRFRRGRLCRLAAYRELFQVNANLFVRTLGLLFAMAFFTSRGAAQGDTVLAANAVLLQFIMLTSYGLDGFAHAAEALTGRSVGRRRWDEFAATVRSAARFSLATAGGAALAFALGGEWLIALLTGLPDVRNTAGHYLPWMVVMPLIAVWSYLLDGVFIGATAIREMRNSIFVGLAIYLPVWWLTRGLGNHGLWLAFLVFTAVRSTVLVAYYRHYRRTRWASAKT; encoded by the coding sequence GTGACCTCGCCCGCGACCACCACCCAGGCCCCCCAGCGCATCTGGGCCCTGGCCTGGCCGATCATCCTCTCGAACATCACCGTCCCGCTGCTCGGGCTGGTCGATACCGCCGTGGTCGGCCACCTGCCGGACTCCCGCTACCTCGCCGCCGTGACCCTGGGTGCGACCCTGTTCGGTTTCCTCTACTGGGGCTTCGGCTTCCTGCGCATGGGCACCACCGGTCTCACCTCCCAGGCGGTCGGCCGCGAGGATGACGAGGCCGTCCGTACCCTGCTGGGGCAGTCGCTGCTGCTGGCCGGCGCCATCGGCGTCCTGCTGGTGCTGGCCGGCGGCCCGCTGGTCGAGTTCGGGCTGTGGCTGCTGGATGGCAGCGACCAGGCCACCGCGCTGGCCGCGGACTATGCGCGGATCCGCCTGCTCTCGGCCCCGGCGGTGCTGGCCAACTACGCCATCCTCGGCTGGTTCCTGGGCCAGCAGAACTCCCGGATCACGCTGTGGCTGCTGGTGTTGACCAACGGCGTCAATATCCTCCTCGACCTGGTGTTCGTGGTGGGACTGGGCATGACCAGCGACGGCGTGGCCTGGGCCACGGTGATCGCCGACTACAGCGCCCTGGCCTTCGGCCTGTGGCTGGTGTCGCGCCAGCTGGGAAACCTCGAGGGCCGCTTCCGCCGCGGCCGGCTGTGCCGACTGGCCGCCTATCGCGAGCTCTTCCAGGTCAACGCCAACCTCTTCGTGCGGACCCTGGGCCTGCTCTTCGCCATGGCCTTCTTCACCTCCCGAGGGGCGGCCCAGGGCGACACCGTGCTGGCCGCCAACGCCGTGCTGCTGCAGTTCATCATGCTGACCTCCTATGGACTGGACGGCTTCGCCCACGCCGCCGAGGCCCTGACCGGTCGCTCGGTGGGACGCCGGCGCTGGGACGAGTTCGCCGCCACGGTCCGCTCGGCCGCCCGCTTCTCGCTGGCCACCGCGGGGGGCGCCGCCCTGGCCTTCGCCCTGGGCGGCGAGTGGCTGATCGCCCTGCTCACCGGCCTGCCGGACGTGCGGAACACGGCCGGCCACTACCTGCCCTGGATGGTGGTCATGCCGCTGATCGCGGTGTGGAGCTACCTGCTGGACGGGGTCTTCATCGGCGCCACGGCGATCCGCGAGATGCGCAACAGCATCTTCGTCGGCCTGGCAATCTACCTGCCGGTGTGGTGGCTCACCCGGGGACTGGGCAATCACGGCTTGTGGCTGGCCTTTCTCGTCTTCACCGCAGTGCGCTCGACGGTGCTGGTCGCCTACTACCGTCACTACCGACGGACACGCTGGGCGAGCGCCAAAACCTAG
- a CDS encoding short-chain fatty acid transporter, protein MLKLLSRPAVKMVERYLPDPYIFVLLLTVIAAGAAIAVERQTPLAVLRFWGDGFWNLLTFSMQMLLVLVTGFMLASSPPVKRLLQRLAGLANNPGAAIVLVTLVSLAASWINWGFGLVVGALFAKELARQIRVDYRLLVASAYSGFIVWHGGLAGSVPLTIATEGHFTAERIGVIGTGETIFSLFNLVIVLALFVAMPLFNRLMLPDEQDSVFVDPSLLDDGEARRVRITRPAEHLENSMTLAWLVGIPGLLFLLDHFVLQGGGLNLNVVNFLFLFLAVVLHRTPRSLLESLHEAIKGGAGIVIQFPFYAGIMAIMVQSGLAETLSEALISLATEATLPVWTFISAGIVNIFVPSGGGQWAVQAPVMLPAAEALGVDIPRVAMAVAWGDAWTNLLQPFWALPVLGIAGLKAKDIMGFCLVQLLLTGLIIGAGLTWL, encoded by the coding sequence ATGCTGAAGCTGCTGTCACGCCCGGCCGTCAAGATGGTCGAGCGCTACCTTCCCGACCCCTACATCTTCGTCCTGCTGCTGACGGTGATCGCCGCGGGCGCGGCCATCGCCGTGGAGCGCCAGACCCCGCTGGCGGTGCTGCGCTTCTGGGGCGACGGGTTCTGGAACCTGCTGACGTTCTCGATGCAGATGCTGCTGGTGCTGGTCACCGGCTTCATGCTGGCCAGCTCGCCGCCGGTCAAGCGCCTGCTGCAGCGCCTGGCCGGCCTGGCCAATAACCCGGGGGCCGCCATCGTGCTGGTGACCCTGGTGTCGCTGGCCGCCAGCTGGATCAACTGGGGCTTCGGCCTGGTGGTGGGGGCGCTGTTCGCCAAGGAGCTGGCCCGGCAGATCCGGGTGGACTATCGCCTGCTGGTGGCCAGCGCCTACTCGGGCTTCATCGTCTGGCATGGCGGCCTGGCCGGCTCGGTGCCGCTGACCATCGCCACCGAGGGCCACTTCACCGCCGAGCGGATCGGCGTGATCGGCACCGGCGAGACCATCTTCTCGCTGTTCAACCTGGTCATCGTGCTGGCACTGTTCGTGGCGATGCCGCTGTTCAACCGCCTGATGCTGCCCGACGAGCAGGACAGCGTCTTCGTCGACCCCAGCCTGCTCGACGACGGCGAGGCGCGCCGCGTGCGCATCACCCGCCCCGCCGAGCACCTGGAGAACAGCATGACCCTGGCCTGGCTGGTGGGCATCCCGGGGCTGTTGTTCCTGCTCGACCACTTCGTGCTGCAGGGCGGCGGGCTCAACCTCAACGTGGTCAACTTCCTGTTCCTGTTCCTGGCCGTCGTGCTGCACCGCACCCCCCGCAGCCTGCTCGAGAGTCTCCACGAGGCCATCAAGGGCGGCGCCGGCATCGTCATCCAGTTCCCCTTCTACGCCGGCATCATGGCGATCATGGTCCAGTCCGGCCTGGCCGAGACGCTCTCGGAAGCGCTGATCTCACTGGCCACCGAGGCCACCCTGCCGGTCTGGACCTTCATCAGTGCCGGCATCGTCAATATCTTCGTACCCTCCGGGGGCGGCCAGTGGGCCGTGCAGGCGCCGGTCATGCTGCCGGCCGCCGAGGCCCTGGGCGTGGACATCCCCAGGGTCGCCATGGCCGTGGCCTGGGGCGATGCCTGGACCAACCTGCTGCAGCCGTTCTGGGCCCTGCCGGTGCTCGGCATCGCCGGGCTCAAGGCCAAGGACATCATGGGCTTCTGCCTGGTCCAGTTGCTGCTCACCGGCCTGATCATCGGCGCGGGGCTGACCTGGCTCTGA
- a CDS encoding acyl-CoA thioesterase: MDEQALPGQHELTMTVLMTPDMANFSGKVHGGAILKKLDEVAYACASRYAGHYVVTLSVDQVRFKQPIHVGELVTFLACVNHVGRSSMEIGIKVVAEDIQNKLIRHTNSCYLTMVAVDGDGKPAPVPPLKLETRAQKLRFEKAALRKKLRKQAEEEERRTQFEHDTP; encoded by the coding sequence ATGGACGAACAAGCCCTTCCCGGCCAGCACGAACTCACCATGACCGTGCTGATGACCCCCGACATGGCCAACTTCAGCGGCAAGGTGCATGGCGGCGCCATCCTCAAGAAGCTCGACGAGGTGGCCTACGCCTGCGCCAGCCGCTATGCCGGCCACTATGTGGTGACCCTCTCGGTGGACCAGGTGCGTTTCAAGCAGCCCATTCACGTCGGCGAACTGGTCACCTTCCTGGCCTGCGTGAACCACGTGGGCCGTTCCTCCATGGAGATCGGCATCAAGGTGGTGGCCGAGGACATCCAGAACAAGCTGATCCGCCACACCAACAGCTGCTACCTGACCATGGTGGCCGTGGACGGTGACGGCAAGCCGGCACCGGTCCCACCGCTCAAGCTGGAGACCCGAGCCCAGAAGCTGCGCTTCGAGAAGGCGGCCCTGCGCAAGAAGCTACGCAAGCAGGCCGAGGAGGAGGAGCGCCGCACCCAGTTCGAGCACGACACCCCCTAG